From Candidatus Tisiphia endosymbiont of Melanophora roralis, a single genomic window includes:
- a CDS encoding DUF1189 family protein, with protein MTTKLLSVFSWFTTLFHQLRLSISSINFYQDVYRSYTGYGIKYIFTVSFISSLIFCLFIFNYLLALTDYFTENRSTKSTTTIEYILKQLPRIYYDGSKISVDQDEPIYLLDENGNKIAVIDSKNQLPYSEKIKVPLLFSSNNITLTTIEITDKKKSAFSIGYSKLFTSDRKILTEEVIKKHFSEILTQAPKVFIYILMPIMIVFRFVTILFEKSFIIILVYLLTNYFGPKSSWQTCTRIVLFSSGVTILLQPIIVIFLPKLSGMVFFIQMFAYFLLFLGMLQIRSK; from the coding sequence ATGACAACAAAACTATTATCCGTTTTCTCGTGGTTTACTACTTTATTTCATCAATTACGGTTATCAATCAGTTCAATAAATTTTTACCAAGATGTTTATAGATCATATACAGGGTATGGAATTAAGTACATATTTACTGTATCTTTTATATCATCATTGATTTTTTGTCTTTTTATATTTAATTATTTGTTGGCTTTGACGGATTATTTTACTGAAAACCGCTCTACAAAAAGCACCACAACTATTGAATATATATTAAAACAGTTACCAAGAATCTATTATGATGGTAGTAAAATTTCAGTTGATCAAGATGAACCTATATATTTACTCGATGAAAATGGTAATAAAATTGCTGTTATAGACTCAAAGAATCAACTACCTTATAGCGAGAAAATTAAAGTTCCTCTCCTCTTTAGTAGCAATAATATAACCCTTACTACGATTGAAATAACTGATAAAAAAAAGAGTGCATTTAGTATTGGATATTCTAAATTATTTACTTCTGATCGAAAAATTCTAACTGAAGAAGTCATTAAAAAGCATTTCTCCGAGATACTTACACAAGCACCGAAGGTATTTATTTACATTTTAATGCCAATAATGATAGTCTTTCGTTTTGTAACAATTTTATTCGAAAAAAGCTTTATTATCATATTAGTATATCTGTTAACTAATTATTTTGGGCCTAAATCCTCTTGGCAAACATGCACTAGGATAGTATTATTTTCAAGTGGAGTGACTATTTTATTACAACCTATTATCGTTATATTTTTACCAAAATTGAGCGGCATGGTATTTTTTATACAAATGTTTGCCTATTTTTTACTCTTTTTGGGGATGTTGCAAATACGAAGTAAATAG
- a CDS encoding type II toxin-antitoxin system PemK/MazF family toxin has product MVTFIPERGDVVWLNFEPQKGKEIQKTRPVVILTPYKYNLKSGLALFVPITSQIKGYPFEVIINFKQIKGAVLCDQVRSMDWKARTATKILTLDKILINVILSKLRLLL; this is encoded by the coding sequence GTGGTAACATTCATACCTGAAAGAGGGGATGTAGTTTGGCTTAATTTTGAACCTCAAAAAGGCAAAGAGATTCAAAAAACACGACCAGTGGTAATTCTTACTCCTTATAAATATAACCTTAAGAGTGGTCTTGCTCTATTTGTACCTATCACTAGTCAAATTAAGGGCTATCCTTTTGAAGTGATAATAAACTTTAAACAAATAAAGGGAGCAGTATTATGCGATCAAGTACGATCTATGGATTGGAAAGCCCGCACAGCAACTAAAATTCTTACATTAGACAAAATACTCATAAATGTTATATTATCAAAATTAAGACTATTATTGTAG
- the queA gene encoding tRNA preQ1(34) S-adenosylmethionine ribosyltransferase-isomerase QueA, producing MKLSDFDFTLPTELIAQKPEKKRDESNLLIAAPNNHLVQSKFYDIIDYLCPGDLMVFNDSKVIKAKLLLNKDGKKIDLYLNKPINNNCWHGFAKPSKRLNEGDQFDFGCNKIIISKKLVMGQVEVEFFLDNLSVFEFLEKYGEIPLPPYIKRQENLLEDNNRYQTVYSKKLGAVASPTAGLHFSDELLALIKAKNIETAFITLHVGAGTFLPVKTEDIDQHKMHSEYYHIDKKTADIINKAKKESRRIIAVGTTSLRALESSSIDGHGQIQDGEFETTIFIRPGFKFQIVDMLVTNFHLPKSTLFMLVCAFAGYQEITDIYKYAIDKRMRFFSYGDAMLLYKKL from the coding sequence ATGAAATTATCTGATTTTGATTTTACCTTACCGACTGAATTAATAGCTCAGAAACCAGAAAAAAAACGAGATGAGTCTAATTTGTTGATAGCTGCACCAAATAATCACTTAGTGCAGAGCAAGTTTTATGATATAATTGACTATCTATGCCCTGGTGATTTAATGGTGTTTAATGATAGTAAAGTTATTAAAGCCAAATTGCTATTGAATAAAGATGGGAAAAAGATCGATTTATACCTAAATAAGCCAATAAATAATAATTGTTGGCATGGTTTTGCCAAGCCTTCAAAAAGACTTAATGAAGGAGATCAATTTGATTTTGGTTGCAATAAGATTATCATAAGTAAAAAACTTGTAATGGGGCAGGTTGAGGTCGAATTTTTTCTAGATAATCTCTCAGTTTTTGAATTTTTAGAAAAATACGGTGAAATCCCGCTACCTCCTTATATAAAGAGGCAGGAAAATTTACTAGAAGATAATAATAGATATCAAACAGTCTATAGTAAAAAACTTGGAGCAGTAGCCTCTCCAACTGCAGGGCTACATTTTTCTGATGAATTACTTGCATTAATTAAAGCAAAAAATATTGAAACTGCTTTTATTACTTTGCATGTTGGGGCAGGGACGTTCCTACCAGTTAAAACTGAGGATATTGATCAACATAAAATGCATTCAGAATATTATCATATAGATAAAAAAACTGCAGATATCATTAATAAGGCAAAAAAAGAAAGCCGACGGATAATAGCCGTGGGAACGACGTCCTTACGGGCGTTAGAAAGCAGTAGCATTGATGGACATGGACAAATACAAGACGGAGAATTTGAAACAACCATTTTTATTAGACCGGGATTTAAATTTCAAATTGTTGATATGTTAGTTACCAATTTCCATTTGCCAAAGTCTACATTATTCATGTTAGTTTGTGCATTCGCGGGTTATCAGGAAATAACTGATATCTACAAATATGCTATAGATAAGAGAATGCGGTTTTTTAGTTATGGTGATGCAATGCTTCTTTATAAAAAGTTATAA
- a CDS encoding AbrB/MazE/SpoVT family DNA-binding domain-containing protein: MQTQIQKWGNSLGIRIPKHLADKLHFQQGTFVNLETADNYLIINTETSELDILLDNITDSNCHHEILNDDIAVGNESW; encoded by the coding sequence ATGCAAACTCAAATCCAAAAATGGGGAAATAGCTTGGGAATTAGAATTCCTAAACATCTAGCTGATAAGTTACATTTTCAACAAGGTACATTTGTTAATTTAGAAACAGCTGATAACTATTTGATTATCAATACAGAAACATCAGAATTAGATATATTATTGGATAATATTACAGATTCTAACTGTCATCATGAAATATTAAATGATGACATTGCTGTAGGTAATGAATCGTGGTAA
- the rsmD gene encoding 16S rRNA (guanine(966)-N(2))-methyltransferase RsmD, producing the protein MIRIIAGKHKNRIIPTLKNSNYRPSTGKIREAIFSILTSGEFSNGRLFTKESKVLDLFAGTGSLAFESCSRGAGAITLVDINANYLQVAKEFASKIGELDKMTFLNINAVALPSAYHSFDLIFIDPPYYHNLVPKAVNALKKGQWLKDGSIIVVELAKSDDFSDDSLQLIKEKIYGDSKLLILQTVL; encoded by the coding sequence ATGATTAGAATTATAGCAGGCAAACATAAAAATCGGATCATACCTACCTTAAAAAACTCTAACTATCGTCCTTCCACAGGGAAAATCCGAGAGGCCATCTTTAGTATACTAACTTCAGGAGAATTTAGTAATGGCAGATTATTTACCAAGGAGTCTAAAGTTCTCGATTTATTTGCCGGCACTGGTAGCTTAGCTTTTGAGAGCTGTTCTAGAGGAGCTGGAGCAATTACATTAGTTGATATAAACGCTAATTATTTACAGGTAGCAAAGGAGTTTGCTAGTAAAATAGGTGAGCTGGATAAAATGACTTTCCTAAATATCAATGCAGTAGCTCTACCTTCGGCTTATCACAGCTTTGACTTAATTTTTATTGACCCTCCATATTATCATAATCTTGTACCGAAGGCAGTTAATGCTTTAAAAAAAGGTCAATGGTTAAAAGATGGTAGCATTATTGTAGTCGAACTTGCTAAAAGCGATGATTTTAGCGATGATTCTTTACAGCTAATTAAAGAAAAAATATACGGTGATAGTAAATTGCTTATTCTTCAAACTGTTCTATAA
- a CDS encoding autotransporter domain-containing protein, whose protein sequence is MPVANIPQQAGLEGVGAGHNPAPLLLPNNVQQQREDGDEVRRPPIHVYVPQDHLQVDIEEHAPPARRDGAVVVPPAGGEAAPPAGGEAAPPAGREVAPPAGREVAPPAGREVAPPAGGEVPPAGPTSPAEAIVPQEKVAQIARVTVALAEELLQKQKETVRNIALALNEIIILSHEFANSSIDLRLSDLKHLNNLSPPAADDEDDIVPKNVWGSGTIGITKYNGKCLLSSYTGRTSATTIGGDLELPNGSIIGGAYNYVLSNFKYKNRTEKFTAHTHVIFMYGQTNLSEKLILQGFLSLASGNVSAKLPVQNQLAKAKFANSSYSSKLVVAYKSKVGKALIIPHIGLKYGGQDIAGYEASFEKQSLSVAATNSRRSSGLIGFEVIMPMKISDTTQVIPRLHMEVEKFLHNKQQKLHMQVMSYPSSSREEILLLEKPTKYNYKIGGTITIKRGATEIMAVYNYLASNNKYSSHQGSLKLKLSF, encoded by the coding sequence GTGCCAGTAGCTAATATACCACAACAAGCAGGATTAGAAGGAGTTGGAGCAGGACATAATCCTGCCCCACTTCTATTGCCTAATAATGTACAACAACAAAGAGAAGATGGAGACGAAGTTAGAAGACCACCAATACACGTATATGTACCACAAGATCATTTGCAAGTAGATATAGAAGAACATGCACCGCCAGCAAGGAGAGATGGAGCTGTTGTAGTACCGCCAGCAGGAGGAGAAGCAGCACCGCCAGCAGGAGGAGAAGCAGCACCGCCAGCAGGAAGAGAAGTAGCACCACCAGCAGGAAGAGAAGTAGCACCACCAGCAGGAAGAGAAGTAGCACCACCAGCAGGAGGAGAAGTACCACCAGCAGGACCTACATCGCCAGCAGAAGCTATAGTGCCACAAGAAAAAGTTGCACAGATAGCAAGGGTAACAGTGGCATTAGCGGAAGAATTATTACAAAAACAAAAAGAAACAGTGAGAAATATTGCCTTAGCACTGAATGAAATAATTATCTTGTCTCATGAATTCGCAAACTCATCTATTGATTTAAGATTAAGCGATTTAAAACATCTAAACAATCTTTCTCCACCCGCTGCTGATGATGAAGATGATATTGTTCCTAAAAATGTGTGGGGTAGTGGTACGATAGGTATAACCAAATATAATGGGAAATGCTTGTTAAGTAGCTATACTGGCAGAACTAGTGCCACAACTATTGGAGGCGATTTAGAGTTACCTAATGGCAGCATTATTGGAGGAGCTTATAATTATGTTCTCTCTAACTTTAAATACAAGAATCGTACTGAGAAATTTACTGCCCACACCCACGTAATATTTATGTATGGTCAAACTAACTTGTCTGAGAAACTAATATTACAAGGATTCCTTTCCCTTGCTTCGGGTAATGTTTCTGCAAAATTACCAGTACAAAACCAGCTAGCTAAAGCTAAATTTGCTAATAGCTCATATAGTAGCAAGCTAGTAGTTGCTTACAAATCAAAGGTTGGTAAAGCTTTAATTATCCCCCATATTGGGCTTAAATATGGGGGGCAGGATATTGCTGGATATGAGGCAAGCTTTGAAAAACAAAGTCTATCGGTAGCTGCTACTAACAGCCGAAGATCTTCGGGGCTTATAGGATTTGAAGTAATTATGCCAATGAAGATTAGTGATACTACCCAAGTGATTCCTAGATTGCATATGGAAGTCGAAAAGTTTTTGCATAATAAGCAGCAGAAGCTTCATATGCAGGTCATGTCATATCCATCTAGCAGCAGAGAGGAAATATTGCTGCTTGAAAAACCTACTAAATACAACTACAAAATTGGTGGAACTATCACTATAAAACGTGGAGCAACAGAAATCATGGCAGTATATAACTATTTAGCATCTAATAATAAATATTCAAGCCATCAAGGTTCACTTAAATTAAAATTATCGTTCTAG
- the gyrA gene encoding DNA topoisomerase (ATP-hydrolyzing) subunit A, with product MKGSYLDYAMSVIVSRAIPDVRDGLKPVHRRILYAMYEASNYFNKPYRKSARTVGDVMGKYHPHSDAAIYDSLVRLAQDFSLRVLLVDGQGNFGSRDGDAAAAMRYTESRLAKVAHTLLEDIDKETIDFTPNYDGSEKEPLVLPSMFPNLLVNGTNGIAVGMATNIPPHNLGEIIDACCLYVDNNDVEILELMTVVKGPDFPTAGIVLGTSGIRSAYLTGRGSILTRGRSEIEEISNNRQAIIITEIPYMVNKAKLVEKIAELVKEKRIEGISDLRDESNKDGIRVVIEIKKDAVTEVVLNQIYSYTQLQTSFGVIMLALRDGLPEVMNLKEVIAAFVNFREIVITRRTIYLLNKARDKAHILLGLMIAVSNIDEVIRIIKSSNDPASAKEQLMQRTWDASSIIDLVKLVDDRAMIADDGKCYFTETQTKAILEMRLQRLTAMEKNKLENDLAELATEISGYTDILASREKLLDILKNELIRIKDEFATPRLTSIELGDFDQDIEDLIQREEMVVTVTLGGYIKRVPLATYRAQKRGGKGRSGLSMRDEDITTQIFVGSTHTPMLFFSNTGQVYSLKLYKLPLGNPQSKGRPIVNILPLKEGERINNIMPLPENQDEWDSLNIIFATSQGNIRRNDLSDFKRIQSNGKIAIRLDDNDHLIDVKVCKDEDHVLLATKAGKAVRFPASSVRVFKSRTSDGVRGMRIAASDYVISMTILKGIACTMEEREAYLSIPIENRLLIAGGKEFTPEEFGVHLSKEQILEMAISEEFILTVSENGFGKRSSAYEYRITNRGGSGIVNMDVSDKTGLVVGVMPVDMSDELMLITNNGKLIRCKLESVRITGRNTSGVILFKTEQGEKVVSTALIADSPEEEVDVDILE from the coding sequence ATGAAGGGATCGTACTTAGATTACGCGATGAGTGTAATCGTCAGTAGAGCCATTCCAGATGTACGTGATGGTCTAAAGCCAGTGCATCGCAGAATCCTTTATGCAATGTATGAAGCATCTAATTACTTTAACAAACCTTATCGTAAGTCAGCAAGAACTGTCGGTGATGTGATGGGTAAATACCATCCGCATAGTGATGCTGCAATTTATGACTCATTAGTGAGGCTGGCACAGGACTTTTCTTTAAGAGTACTGCTCGTTGATGGGCAGGGTAATTTTGGTTCAAGAGATGGTGATGCTGCCGCTGCTATGAGGTATACAGAGTCAAGACTTGCTAAAGTTGCTCATACATTGCTCGAAGATATTGATAAAGAAACCATTGATTTTACGCCAAATTATGATGGTTCTGAAAAAGAACCATTGGTACTACCATCAATGTTTCCCAATCTCTTGGTAAACGGAACTAATGGTATTGCTGTTGGCATGGCTACCAATATTCCTCCTCATAATCTTGGAGAAATAATTGATGCTTGCTGCCTATATGTTGATAATAACGATGTAGAAATATTAGAACTTATGACCGTAGTTAAAGGCCCTGACTTTCCTACTGCTGGTATAGTACTTGGTACAAGCGGTATTAGGTCGGCTTATTTAACGGGTAGGGGGAGTATTTTAACTAGAGGACGCAGCGAAATTGAAGAGATATCTAATAATAGACAGGCTATTATTATTACAGAAATACCATATATGGTTAATAAAGCTAAATTGGTTGAAAAAATTGCCGAACTAGTCAAGGAAAAACGTATTGAAGGTATCAGTGATCTTAGAGATGAATCAAATAAGGATGGTATTCGAGTAGTAATTGAAATAAAGAAAGATGCTGTAACAGAAGTGGTGCTGAATCAAATATATTCCTATACCCAGCTACAAACTAGTTTTGGTGTGATTATGTTAGCTCTAAGAGATGGGCTACCAGAAGTTATGAACTTAAAAGAAGTGATAGCTGCTTTTGTCAATTTTAGAGAAATAGTAATAACTCGCAGGACGATATATTTGTTAAATAAGGCTCGTGATAAGGCGCATATTTTATTGGGACTAATGATTGCTGTTAGTAATATTGATGAGGTTATTAGAATAATTAAATCTTCAAATGATCCGGCAAGTGCTAAAGAGCAACTAATGCAAAGAACTTGGGATGCGTCATCTATAATAGATCTAGTAAAACTTGTTGATGATAGAGCAATGATAGCAGATGATGGTAAATGTTATTTTACTGAAACACAAACAAAAGCAATTCTTGAAATGCGATTGCAACGTTTAACTGCTATGGAGAAAAATAAATTAGAAAATGATCTTGCAGAACTAGCTACGGAGATTAGCGGTTATACTGACATTCTAGCATCACGTGAGAAACTTCTAGATATCCTAAAAAATGAGTTAATTAGAATCAAAGATGAGTTCGCTACCCCCCGCCTTACTAGCATTGAATTAGGTGACTTTGATCAAGATATTGAGGATCTTATCCAAAGAGAAGAAATGGTTGTAACCGTGACATTGGGCGGTTATATTAAACGTGTACCTCTTGCTACCTATAGAGCACAGAAACGAGGAGGAAAGGGGAGGTCAGGGCTGTCAATGAGGGACGAAGATATTACCACTCAAATATTTGTTGGCAGTACTCACACACCGATGTTGTTTTTCTCAAATACCGGGCAGGTATACAGCTTAAAATTATATAAACTACCACTTGGTAATCCTCAGAGTAAAGGAAGACCAATAGTCAACATTTTACCTTTAAAAGAAGGAGAACGTATAAATAATATTATGCCCTTGCCTGAAAATCAGGATGAGTGGGATAGTTTGAATATTATTTTTGCTACAAGCCAAGGTAACATTAGAAGGAATGATTTATCAGACTTTAAACGTATTCAATCAAATGGCAAAATTGCTATTAGACTTGATGATAATGACCATTTAATAGATGTTAAAGTTTGTAAGGATGAAGACCATGTTTTATTGGCAACCAAAGCTGGTAAAGCTGTAAGATTCCCAGCTAGTTCAGTTAGGGTATTTAAAAGCCGTACTTCTGATGGTGTAAGAGGTATGAGGATTGCTGCTAGTGACTACGTTATTTCTATGACAATATTAAAAGGCATAGCATGTACAATGGAAGAAAGAGAAGCCTATCTATCAATTCCTATAGAGAATAGGTTGTTAATAGCAGGTGGCAAGGAATTTACCCCGGAAGAATTTGGTGTACATTTAAGTAAAGAGCAGATTTTAGAAATGGCTATTTCAGAAGAATTTATTCTTACTGTTAGTGAAAATGGTTTCGGAAAAAGAAGTTCCGCATACGAATATAGGATTACTAACCGTGGTGGTAGCGGTATTGTTAATATGGATGTGTCTGACAAAACTGGATTAGTTGTTGGAGTAATGCCGGTTGATATGTCTGATGAGTTGATGTTAATTACTAATAATGGCAAACTAATTAGGTGTAAACTTGAATCTGTACGTATAACTGGTCGTAATACTAGTGGTGTAATATTATTCAAAACCGAACAAGGAGAAAAAGTAGTTTCTACCGCATTGATTGCTGATAGCCCTGAGGAAGAGGTGGATGTGGATATACTCGAATGA
- a CDS encoding pseudouridine synthase — MQRLAKAISNAGICSRRDAELLIKNNQVKVNGVIIDSPATNVDETSVIEVSGKLINQQHIPRLWVYYKPVGLITSHKDTSGRETVFASLAKMNLPRVISIGRLDINSEGLLLLTNNGDLARKFELPSSKIERVYKVRAYGNPNLLLKNYKNIEIYQIRYDPKSIKLIKSGRTNCWFEVVLTEGKNREIRKIFEYFGLTVNRLIRISYGDFLLGNLQPNQYKEQPFEKFKKFL, encoded by the coding sequence ATACAAAGACTAGCAAAAGCGATTAGTAACGCAGGGATATGTTCAAGACGTGATGCAGAACTGCTTATTAAAAATAATCAAGTAAAAGTAAATGGTGTTATTATTGATTCACCAGCAACCAATGTTGATGAAACTAGTGTTATTGAGGTGTCGGGAAAACTAATAAATCAACAACATATTCCGCGTTTATGGGTATATTACAAACCTGTTGGACTCATTACTTCGCATAAAGATACAAGTGGTAGAGAAACGGTATTTGCTAGTCTTGCAAAGATGAATCTGCCTAGAGTAATCTCAATAGGGCGACTGGATATCAATAGTGAAGGGCTATTATTACTAACCAATAATGGTGATTTAGCAAGAAAGTTTGAGCTACCATCAAGTAAAATAGAACGTGTATATAAAGTCAGAGCATATGGTAACCCAAATCTTTTGCTAAAAAATTATAAAAATATAGAAATTTATCAAATACGTTATGATCCTAAATCAATTAAATTAATAAAATCAGGCAGAACAAATTGTTGGTTTGAAGTAGTCTTGACTGAAGGTAAAAATCGTGAAATTAGAAAGATATTTGAATATTTTGGCTTGACTGTTAACCGGTTAATTAGAATTAGCTATGGAGATTTTTTATTAGGTAATTTGCAACCAAATCAGTATAAAGAACAGCCATTCGAAAAATTTAAGAAATTTTTATGA